A portion of the Flavobacterium limnophilum genome contains these proteins:
- a CDS encoding rhamnulokinase: MKNKSFLAFDLGATSGRTILGTIENGRLQMKELTRFSNQILQIGNHIHWNIYSLFERLKEGLVAAKREGVEIASIGIDTWGVDFVLLAEDGSILGAPYAYRDPHTIDIPEKYFELISREKVYELTGIQVMNFNSLYQLFALSQANNSLLKSAKDMLFIPDALAYMLTGNKVVEYTVASTSQILNPRTKKFEAELLENAGVSPSILGEIVMPGHLIGTLKEDLALESELGKVNVIAVAGHDTAAAVAAVPALSENFAYLSSGTWSLMGIEVKDPIINEETFALNFTNEGGIEGTTRFLKNITGMWLLEQCLKDWKNEGITYAYEKLVQMTATVPAFQSLIDPDHVSFANPICMPTAIANYCRSTGQVVPSTHAEFVRCIFESLSLKYNYVLGKLKDLAPFPIDKLHVIGGGSKNPLLNQWTANATGIAVIAGPSEATAIGNIMIQAKAAGCVSSLQEMRQIIANSVPLDEFTPQEPVVWYEAYQKFLSITQLKKETYAHHV, from the coding sequence ATGAAAAATAAATCATTCTTGGCTTTCGATCTTGGCGCAACTAGCGGACGTACCATTTTGGGTACCATTGAAAACGGTCGCCTTCAAATGAAGGAACTTACTCGTTTTTCAAATCAAATACTTCAAATCGGGAACCATATCCATTGGAATATCTATTCTTTGTTCGAACGTTTAAAAGAAGGACTAGTAGCTGCCAAAAGAGAAGGCGTAGAAATCGCATCCATCGGCATCGATACTTGGGGAGTGGATTTTGTTTTACTTGCCGAAGACGGTTCGATTCTTGGCGCACCGTATGCTTATCGCGATCCGCATACAATTGATATTCCGGAAAAATATTTCGAATTGATTTCGCGCGAAAAAGTATATGAACTGACAGGAATCCAGGTGATGAATTTTAACAGTTTGTACCAACTTTTTGCCCTGAGTCAAGCCAATAATTCTTTGCTTAAAAGTGCCAAGGACATGTTGTTCATTCCTGATGCATTGGCTTACATGCTTACCGGAAACAAAGTTGTGGAATATACCGTGGCATCCACTTCCCAAATTTTGAATCCCCGAACCAAGAAATTTGAGGCCGAATTGCTTGAAAATGCCGGAGTTTCGCCTTCCATTCTGGGAGAAATCGTGATGCCTGGTCATTTGATAGGTACCCTTAAAGAGGATTTGGCCTTGGAAAGTGAATTGGGTAAAGTGAACGTGATTGCAGTGGCAGGACACGATACGGCTGCTGCGGTGGCAGCGGTTCCGGCTTTGAGTGAAAATTTTGCTTACCTAAGTTCGGGAACATGGTCCTTGATGGGTATTGAAGTGAAAGACCCCATTATAAACGAAGAAACTTTTGCCTTAAACTTCACCAACGAAGGCGGAATTGAAGGAACCACCCGTTTCTTGAAAAACATCACCGGAATGTGGTTATTGGAGCAATGTTTGAAAGATTGGAAAAACGAAGGCATCACTTATGCCTACGAAAAACTGGTTCAAATGACGGCTACCGTTCCTGCTTTTCAATCGCTTATCGACCCTGACCACGTTTCATTTGCCAATCCAATTTGCATGCCAACTGCAATTGCCAATTATTGTCGATCAACTGGTCAAGTCGTGCCTTCCACACATGCCGAATTTGTTCGTTGCATTTTTGAAAGTCTTTCGCTCAAATACAATTATGTGTTGGGAAAACTCAAAGACTTGGCACCATTCCCAATCGATAAATTGCACGTAATTGGCGGAGGATCAAAAAACCCTTTATTGAATCAATGGACGGCAAATGCCACAGGAATTGCAGTAATTGCAGGACCTTCAGAAGCCACTGCCATCGGAAACATCATGATTCAAGCCAAGGCTGCCGGTTGCGTAAGCTCGTTACAGGAAATGCGCCAGATTATTGCCAATTCGGTGCCATTGGATGAATTCACTCCGCAAGAACCTGTAGTTTGGTATGAAGCCTATCAAAAATTCTTGAGCATAACCCAGTTAAAAAAAGAAACCTATGCACATCATGTCTAG
- a CDS encoding YceI family protein, translating to MKKITLIFLLFFANMALAQEKMTTNKGIVNFEASVPLFEEVKAKNENATCVLNLKNGEISSTVFIKFFRFKISLMEKHFNENYMESDHYPKATFKGKIEGFNLNIIGTSPKEFNLKGILKLHGKSKKINTVAILRKSNNGLEIITNFNVNTKDFNIKIPEILSMKIAETVNIKTAFWVE from the coding sequence ATGAAAAAAATTACCTTGATTTTTTTATTGTTTTTTGCCAATATGGCATTGGCCCAAGAAAAAATGACTACCAATAAAGGAATCGTTAATTTTGAGGCTTCGGTGCCTTTATTTGAAGAAGTAAAAGCAAAAAATGAAAATGCAACTTGTGTCTTAAACCTAAAAAATGGAGAAATTTCGAGTACCGTTTTTATAAAATTTTTCCGCTTCAAGATTTCTTTGATGGAAAAGCATTTCAACGAGAATTATATGGAAAGTGACCACTATCCGAAAGCCACTTTTAAAGGAAAAATCGAAGGTTTCAATCTTAATATAATTGGAACTTCCCCAAAAGAATTCAACCTCAAAGGTATCTTGAAATTACACGGAAAATCCAAAAAAATCAACACAGTTGCCATCCTTAGAAAATCGAACAATGGACTGGAAATCATCACGAATTTCAACGTGAACACCAAGGATTTTAATATCAAAATCCCGGAAATATTGAGTATGAAAATAGCGGAAACCGTGAATATCAAAACAGCCTTTTGGGTAGAATGA